From a single Herbiconiux sp. SALV-R1 genomic region:
- a CDS encoding helicase-associated domain-containing protein, translated as MSDTLRLARSLGALGDDALAALLQTREVAGTSPRDFFDLADALLDAVSVALALRPFDRATIGWLAAGGAGTAVSATPASSSPPLAELTALGLVSPPSEADARVHVYAAVRDVAARVLAEAPPSTTSTDDLDAVGDAASEPTGPTNAHGAEATTPGGQPGFKDGAAEPGDHTHAPDIDAEPTEATDTRSGTGTTRPSGHHHAADAEGEPTEVTDARGGGSATPSVDLAAGERAFGALVAVSELGHQARLAALRVKARGGVPVAEEKRLAPLLAVEPEEVAIVVELAQAAGLLGEDGDRLLSTEALDEWHRLAPERRWLRLVSAWTATLPRPVRRTLEAARAWPGPRAAASAFRELHPAADDAMVAALGEVDAVAAFLGLVVGEQSSAFGAAALAANEAAEKAAADAHRAAPPAETTAPSEPTRADNAVEQADSSTSAEPASAIAPLFPAEVDRVYVQHDLSVIAPGPLAPALDARLRRLAPLENRGVASSYRITAQSIDRALAEGETAAGAREFLAELSLTGIPQSLDYLLTQGDRRHGQLRVLPAPQPRTQPATATTTPPTATPTTETLPPRTLIRAADPALADSLAVDQSLAALALRRTPDGDLTSRATPAAVFWALADARYPALVEDEHGERLLLHRVEVLPAPTNPAGATASTHPTHASPPASVTDLVRRLRAAPASALDDDTAWMVRQIDQAIRSRTPLRIEVRFPDDSVRDVEVTPLSVANGRLRCLDLRAGVERTVPVANIVALTPVSDEPDVD; from the coding sequence ATGAGCGATACGCTCCGGCTCGCCCGCAGCCTCGGCGCCCTGGGCGACGACGCCCTCGCCGCCCTCCTGCAGACCCGTGAGGTCGCGGGCACCTCGCCGCGCGACTTCTTCGACCTCGCCGACGCGTTGCTCGACGCGGTCTCGGTGGCGCTCGCGCTGAGGCCGTTCGACCGGGCGACGATCGGGTGGCTGGCTGCGGGGGGCGCGGGTACCGCGGTCTCCGCTACGCCGGCGTCGTCGTCGCCGCCCCTCGCCGAGCTGACCGCGCTCGGGCTAGTGAGCCCGCCGTCAGAAGCGGATGCGCGGGTGCACGTCTACGCCGCCGTGCGTGATGTAGCGGCCCGTGTGCTGGCGGAGGCTCCCCCGTCGACCACGTCGACAGATGACCTGGATGCGGTGGGAGACGCCGCATCAGAGCCAACAGGCCCTACGAATGCACACGGCGCCGAAGCCACCACGCCCGGCGGACAGCCTGGCTTCAAGGACGGCGCGGCGGAACCCGGCGATCACACCCACGCTCCGGACATCGATGCTGAGCCGACGGAGGCAACGGATACGCGGAGCGGCACAGGAACGACCAGGCCCAGCGGTCATCACCACGCGGCGGATGCCGAGGGTGAGCCGACAGAGGTGACGGATGCGCGAGGCGGGGGCAGCGCGACACCATCCGTCGACCTCGCTGCGGGTGAGCGTGCGTTCGGGGCGCTGGTCGCGGTGTCGGAGCTCGGGCATCAGGCGCGGCTCGCGGCGCTGCGGGTGAAGGCGCGCGGGGGTGTTCCGGTGGCGGAGGAGAAGCGGCTGGCGCCGCTGCTGGCTGTGGAGCCGGAGGAGGTCGCCATCGTGGTGGAGCTCGCCCAGGCCGCCGGCCTGCTCGGCGAGGACGGGGATCGCCTGCTGTCGACCGAAGCCCTCGACGAGTGGCATCGGCTCGCGCCCGAGCGGCGCTGGCTGCGGCTCGTGTCGGCGTGGACGGCGACACTCCCCCGGCCGGTGCGGCGCACCCTCGAGGCGGCACGCGCTTGGCCCGGTCCGCGGGCGGCGGCGAGCGCCTTCCGCGAGCTGCACCCCGCCGCCGACGACGCAATGGTGGCGGCGCTCGGCGAGGTCGACGCGGTCGCCGCATTCCTTGGCCTCGTGGTGGGCGAGCAGTCGAGCGCCTTCGGCGCCGCCGCCCTCGCCGCAAACGAGGCAGCGGAGAAAGCGGCCGCTGACGCCCACCGCGCAGCTCCGCCCGCCGAGACCACGGCACCCAGCGAGCCGACGCGCGCAGACAATGCCGTCGAGCAAGCCGACTCGTCGACGAGCGCCGAACCCGCCAGCGCGATCGCTCCGCTCTTCCCCGCCGAGGTCGATCGGGTGTACGTGCAGCACGACCTGTCGGTGATCGCGCCCGGGCCGCTGGCGCCCGCGCTCGACGCACGGCTGCGGCGGCTGGCGCCGCTTGAGAACCGCGGAGTCGCGTCGAGCTACCGCATCACCGCGCAGAGCATCGACCGTGCGCTCGCCGAGGGCGAGACCGCCGCCGGCGCCCGGGAGTTCCTGGCGGAACTGTCGCTCACCGGCATCCCCCAGTCGCTCGACTACCTCCTCACACAGGGCGACCGCCGCCACGGCCAGCTGCGCGTGCTCCCCGCCCCACAGCCGCGCACCCAACCCGCCACAGCCACGACGACGCCGCCGACGGCGACGCCGACAACCGAAACACTCCCCCCACGCACCCTCATCCGCGCCGCCGACCCCGCCCTCGCCGACTCCCTCGCCGTCGACCAGTCCCTCGCCGCCCTCGCCCTCCGCCGCACCCCCGACGGCGACCTCACGAGCCGCGCCACCCCCGCCGCCGTCTTCTGGGCCCTCGCCGACGCCCGCTACCCGGCCCTCGTCGAAGACGAGCACGGCGAGCGGCTGCTCCTCCACCGCGTCGAAGTCCTCCCCGCTCCGACCAACCCCGCCGGTGCAACCGCGAGCACCCACCCCACACACGCCTCACCCCCCGCATCCGTCACCGACCTCGTCCGCCGCCTCCGCGCCGCCCCCGCGAGCGCCCTCGACGACGACACCGCGTGGATGGTGCGCCAGATCGACCAGGCCATCCGCTCCCGTACCCCTCTCCGCATCGAGGTGCGCTTCCCCGACGACTCCGTGCGCGACGTCGAGGTCACTCCCCTGAGCGTCGCGAACGGACGCCTCCGCTGCCTCGACCTCCGCGCCGGCGTCGAACGAACGGTGCCCGTGGCGAACATCGTGGCCCTCACGCCCGTCTCCGACGAGCCCGACGTAGACTGA
- the serC gene encoding phosphoserine transaminase, which translates to MPDITIPSALLPVDGRFGCGPSKVRGAQLEDLVTRGASLLGTSHRQAPVKNLVGSVRSGLSQLFSLREGYEVVLGNGGSTAFWDAASFGLIEKRAENLSFGEFGSKFAAAAGAPWLEAPHVVKTDAGTRGEIEVLEGVDVYAWPHNETSTGVMAPVTRVLGDEGALTVIDATSAAGGIDFDAAEADVYYFAPQKNFASDGGLWLGLFSPAALERVERVAASGRYIPEFLSLKNAVDNSRLNQTLNTPALATLLMLDDQISWINEQGGLSWASARTAESSSALYEWAEGVSYAQPFVADPSHRSQVVVTIDFDDSIDAAAVAKTLRANGIVDTEPYRKLGRNQLRVATFVAIEPSDVRQLIASIEHVVEQLG; encoded by the coding sequence ATGCCCGACATCACCATCCCCAGCGCCCTCCTGCCCGTCGACGGCCGTTTCGGCTGCGGGCCGTCCAAGGTGCGCGGCGCCCAGCTCGAAGACCTCGTCACCCGCGGAGCCTCGCTCCTCGGCACGAGCCACCGGCAGGCGCCGGTGAAGAACCTCGTCGGGTCGGTGCGCTCGGGGCTGTCTCAGCTGTTCTCGCTGCGGGAGGGCTATGAGGTCGTTCTCGGCAACGGCGGGTCGACCGCGTTCTGGGATGCTGCATCCTTCGGGCTCATCGAGAAGCGTGCCGAGAACCTCTCGTTCGGCGAGTTCGGGTCGAAGTTCGCCGCGGCTGCCGGTGCGCCGTGGCTCGAGGCTCCGCATGTGGTGAAGACGGATGCGGGAACGCGCGGCGAGATCGAGGTGCTGGAGGGCGTCGATGTGTACGCCTGGCCGCACAATGAGACGAGCACGGGCGTGATGGCGCCGGTGACGCGGGTGCTCGGTGACGAGGGTGCGCTGACGGTCATCGACGCGACGAGCGCTGCTGGCGGTATCGACTTCGACGCTGCTGAGGCGGATGTGTACTACTTCGCGCCGCAGAAGAACTTCGCGTCGGACGGCGGGTTGTGGCTCGGGCTGTTCTCGCCGGCTGCTCTCGAGCGGGTGGAGAGGGTGGCGGCTTCAGGGCGGTACATCCCGGAGTTCTTGAGCCTGAAGAACGCCGTCGACAACTCGCGGCTGAACCAGACGCTGAACACGCCAGCGCTCGCGACGCTGCTGATGCTGGATGACCAGATCTCGTGGATCAATGAGCAGGGTGGGCTCTCCTGGGCCTCGGCGCGCACGGCGGAGTCGTCGTCGGCGCTGTACGAGTGGGCTGAGGGTGTGTCGTACGCTCAGCCGTTCGTCGCGGATCCCTCGCACCGGTCGCAGGTGGTCGTCACCATCGACTTCGACGACAGCATCGACGCCGCTGCCGTGGCGAAGACGCTGCGCGCAAACGGCATCGTCGACACCGAGCCGTACCGCAAGCTCGGCCGCAACCAGCTGCGCGTCGCCACCTTCGTCGCCATCGAGCCCTCCGACGTGCGCCAGCTCATCGCCTCGATCGAGCACGTCGTCGAGCAGCTCGGCTGA
- a CDS encoding response regulator transcription factor, whose amino-acid sequence MTGPRILIVDDEPNIRDLLTTSLRFAGFAVRAVSNGAQTISAVLEEEPDLIILDVMLPDMNGFGVTKRLRAAGYTAPILFLTAKDDTEDKITGLTVGGDDYVTKPFSLDEIVARIKAILRRTMQADEDAIIRAGDLTMDQDTHEVFVGDTAIELSPTEFKLLRYLMLNPNRVLSKAQILDHVWEYDFNGDAGIVESYISYLRRKLDAHTEESLIQTKRGFGYMLKVSKA is encoded by the coding sequence ATGACCGGCCCTCGCATCCTCATCGTCGACGACGAACCGAACATCCGCGACCTCCTCACCACGAGCCTGCGCTTTGCCGGCTTCGCGGTGCGAGCCGTGAGCAACGGCGCCCAGACCATCTCGGCCGTGCTCGAGGAGGAGCCCGACCTCATCATCCTCGACGTGATGCTTCCCGACATGAACGGCTTCGGCGTCACCAAGCGACTGCGTGCCGCCGGGTACACCGCGCCCATCCTCTTCCTCACCGCCAAAGACGACACCGAAGACAAGATCACGGGTCTCACCGTCGGCGGCGACGATTACGTCACGAAGCCCTTCTCGCTCGACGAGATTGTGGCGCGTATCAAGGCCATCCTGCGGCGCACCATGCAGGCCGACGAAGACGCGATCATCCGCGCCGGCGACCTCACCATGGATCAAGACACTCACGAGGTCTTCGTCGGCGACACCGCCATCGAGCTCTCCCCCACCGAGTTCAAGCTGCTGCGCTACCTCATGCTCAACCCCAACCGGGTGCTGTCGAAGGCGCAGATCCTCGACCACGTGTGGGAGTACGACTTCAACGGCGACGCCGGCATCGTCGAGAGCTACATCTCCTACCTGCGGCGCAAGCTCGACGCGCACACCGAGGAGTCGCTCATCCAGACCAAGCGCGGTTTCGGGTACATGCTCAAAGTCTCAAAGGCCTAG
- a CDS encoding metal-dependent transcriptional regulator, protein MTDLIDTTEMYLRTILELEEENITPLRARISERLGHSGPTVSQTVGRMERDGLVVVSVDRHLELTEVGRKKAIAVMRKHRLAERLLSDVIGLEWELVHDEACRWEHVMSEQVERRILDMLDHPTESPYGNPIPGLDAFGDAASIPFTRGVVNIVTLVHGAVGPQTKTIRRLGEPAQVDPELLLQLKDAGVVPGNTAAFTSVGSYVLVEVEGYDEGLELPNEVASHIFVGV, encoded by the coding sequence GTGACTGATCTGATCGACACCACCGAGATGTATCTTCGAACGATCCTCGAGCTCGAGGAGGAGAACATCACGCCGCTGCGCGCGCGCATCTCGGAGCGGCTCGGCCACTCGGGCCCCACGGTGTCGCAGACGGTGGGTCGCATGGAGCGTGACGGCCTCGTCGTCGTCTCGGTCGACCGCCACCTCGAACTCACCGAGGTGGGCCGCAAGAAGGCGATCGCCGTCATGCGCAAGCACCGTCTAGCCGAGCGCCTGCTCTCCGACGTCATCGGCCTCGAGTGGGAGCTCGTGCACGATGAAGCATGCCGCTGGGAGCATGTGATGAGCGAGCAGGTGGAGCGCCGCATCCTCGACATGCTCGACCACCCCACCGAGTCGCCCTACGGCAACCCCATCCCGGGTCTCGACGCCTTCGGTGACGCGGCCTCGATCCCCTTCACGCGCGGCGTCGTCAACATCGTTACCCTGGTGCACGGCGCCGTCGGCCCGCAGACGAAGACCATCCGCCGCCTCGGTGAGCCCGCGCAGGTCGACCCCGAGCTGCTGCTGCAGCTGAAGGATGCTGGGGTCGTTCCCGGCAACACGGCCGCCTTCACGTCCGTCGGCTCCTACGTTCTAGTCGAGGTCGAAGGTTACGACGAGGGCCTCGAACTGCCGAACGAGGTCGCGAGCCACATATTCGTTGGGGTCTAG
- a CDS encoding DNA repair helicase XPB, with protein MPDGPLIVQSDRTVLLEVAHPAADSARHALAVFAELERAPEHVHTYRITRLGLWNARAAGHTAAEINATLTEYSKFAVPASVSAEIDETIGRYGKLVIERDDEGTLLLKSTDAAVLTQVMRAKKVAPLLIERRDDGSQVIEPWARGQLKQELIKLGWPADDLAGFTPGTPHQIDLDESGWHLRDYQQQAVDHFAEHGSGVVVLPCGAGKTLVGAGAMAAVKTNTLILVTNTVSARQWRDELLKRTSLTEDEIGEYSGLVKEVKPVTIATYQILTSKRKGSYAHLELLDALDWGLVVYDEVHLLPAPVFKLTADLQARRRLGLTATLVREDGRESDVFSLIGPKRFDAPWKEIEAQGYISPAECFEVRVDLPFEERMEYAAAGDDERYRLAATAPAKLDATRRLIEQHKGERILVIGQYLDQLEALSEELGAPSITGATPVPERERLFQAFRDGEEKILVVSKVANFSIDLPEASVAIQVSGSFGSRQEEAQRLGRLLRPKQSGLTASFYTLVARDTVDQDFAQNRQRFLAEQGYSYSILDAEVPAA; from the coding sequence ATGCCAGACGGCCCTCTCATCGTTCAAAGCGACCGCACCGTGCTGCTCGAGGTGGCGCATCCTGCAGCCGACTCCGCCCGCCACGCGCTCGCGGTCTTCGCCGAGCTCGAACGCGCGCCCGAGCACGTGCACACCTACCGCATCACGCGCCTCGGCCTCTGGAACGCCCGCGCCGCCGGCCACACCGCCGCCGAGATCAACGCCACCCTCACCGAGTACTCGAAGTTCGCGGTGCCCGCTTCTGTCTCGGCCGAGATCGACGAGACCATCGGCCGCTACGGCAAGCTCGTCATCGAGCGCGACGACGAGGGCACGCTGCTGCTGAAGTCGACGGATGCTGCGGTGCTCACCCAGGTGATGCGCGCCAAGAAGGTGGCTCCTCTCCTCATCGAGCGCCGCGACGACGGCTCGCAGGTGATCGAGCCGTGGGCGCGCGGGCAGCTGAAGCAGGAGCTCATCAAGCTCGGCTGGCCCGCCGACGACCTCGCCGGCTTCACGCCAGGCACGCCGCACCAGATCGATCTCGACGAGAGCGGCTGGCACCTGCGCGACTACCAGCAGCAGGCCGTCGACCACTTCGCCGAGCACGGCTCCGGCGTCGTGGTGCTCCCCTGCGGGGCGGGCAAGACGCTCGTCGGTGCGGGCGCGATGGCGGCGGTGAAGACCAACACGCTCATCCTGGTCACCAACACGGTCTCGGCCAGGCAGTGGCGCGACGAGCTGCTGAAGCGCACGAGCCTCACCGAAGACGAGATCGGCGAATACTCGGGCCTCGTCAAAGAGGTGAAGCCGGTCACCATCGCGACCTACCAGATCCTCACGTCGAAGCGGAAGGGCAGCTACGCCCACCTCGAACTGCTCGACGCCCTCGACTGGGGGCTCGTGGTCTACGACGAGGTGCACCTGCTGCCGGCGCCGGTCTTCAAGCTCACTGCCGACCTGCAGGCCCGCCGCCGGCTCGGCCTCACCGCCACGCTCGTGCGCGAAGACGGCCGCGAGTCCGACGTGTTCAGCCTCATCGGGCCCAAGCGGTTCGACGCCCCGTGGAAGGAGATCGAGGCCCAGGGCTACATCTCCCCCGCCGAGTGCTTCGAGGTGCGCGTCGACCTGCCCTTCGAGGAGCGGATGGAGTACGCCGCCGCCGGAGACGACGAACGCTACCGCCTCGCCGCCACCGCTCCGGCGAAGCTCGACGCCACCCGGCGGCTGATCGAGCAGCACAAGGGCGAGCGCATCCTCGTCATCGGGCAGTACCTCGACCAGCTCGAGGCGCTCTCGGAGGAGCTCGGCGCGCCGAGCATCACGGGTGCGACCCCGGTTCCCGAGCGGGAGCGGCTGTTCCAGGCGTTCCGCGACGGGGAGGAGAAGATCCTCGTGGTGTCGAAGGTGGCGAACTTCTCCATCGACCTGCCGGAGGCGAGCGTCGCCATCCAGGTCTCCGGCTCGTTCGGGTCGCGACAGGAGGAGGCGCAGCGCCTTGGCCGCCTGCTCCGCCCGAAGCAGTCGGGGCTCACGGCGAGCTTCTACACGCTGGTCGCCCGCGACACCGTCGACCAGGACTTCGCGCAGAACCGCCAGCGCTTCCTCGCCGAGCAGGGGTACTCGTACAGCATCCTCGATGCGGAGGTGCCGGCCGCCTGA
- a CDS encoding cold-shock protein, giving the protein MPTGKVKFYDEEKGFGFISADDGSEVFLHASALPAGAVVKSGTKLEFGIADGKRGAQALSVRVLEAPPSLVKMARKPADDMAIIVEDLVKVLDSIGGNLKRGRYPDNAHSRKIAALLRKVADELDA; this is encoded by the coding sequence ATGCCCACCGGCAAGGTCAAGTTCTACGACGAAGAGAAGGGCTTCGGCTTCATCAGTGCTGATGACGGCTCCGAGGTGTTCCTGCACGCGTCGGCCCTGCCCGCCGGCGCGGTGGTGAAGAGTGGCACGAAGCTCGAGTTCGGCATCGCCGACGGCAAGCGTGGTGCGCAGGCGCTCTCGGTGCGTGTGCTCGAGGCTCCGCCGAGCCTGGTGAAGATGGCGCGCAAGCCCGCCGACGACATGGCGATCATCGTCGAAGACCTCGTGAAGGTGCTCGACTCCATCGGCGGCAACCTCAAGCGCGGCCGCTACCCCGACAATGCCCACAGCCGCAAGATCGCCGCCCTGCTCCGCAAGGTCGCCGACGAGCTGGACGCGTAG
- a CDS encoding C40 family peptidase: MAPLGESLGSEHNPESSSAASDTPAQPLSRRERRELEARTGLVPSVPQAPAAAKELATVPREAVEAPSASSATSTAVEVRPEAGVPARRLPAVRLPRVKRPTKRGALSAVVMTAAAALVATMALPAYAFGGGGNFDNGVAADVSLAGEQTLVVPDASAALAVSRDNYKAPTTEELAASRAAAAAAVAATEAAARAAAAAEAKESASSSGGGAFTVNPPSGPYSGAAIVEFAEQFVGKVPYGSGASPDTSFGCDGLTQYVFGQFGIYLPRTVSNQAAMGIPISPADAQAGDLIIWPIGHVGIYDGAGGSIDSPDWGRFVEHRPLWGSYYFVRIV; this comes from the coding sequence TTGGCCCCACTTGGTGAGTCGCTCGGTTCCGAGCACAACCCCGAAAGCTCATCCGCAGCATCCGACACCCCCGCGCAGCCCCTGAGCCGCCGCGAGCGTCGTGAGCTCGAAGCCCGCACCGGCCTGGTGCCCTCGGTTCCGCAGGCGCCCGCCGCCGCGAAGGAGTTGGCGACCGTGCCACGCGAGGCCGTCGAGGCCCCGAGCGCGTCGTCTGCGACGTCGACCGCCGTCGAGGTGCGACCCGAGGCCGGCGTTCCCGCCCGCCGCCTCCCCGCCGTGCGCCTCCCGCGCGTCAAGCGCCCCACGAAGCGCGGAGCGCTGAGCGCCGTCGTCATGACCGCCGCGGCAGCTCTCGTCGCCACCATGGCCCTTCCCGCCTACGCCTTCGGCGGTGGCGGCAACTTCGACAACGGCGTGGCCGCCGACGTGTCGCTCGCCGGCGAGCAGACCCTCGTGGTTCCCGACGCGTCTGCCGCGCTGGCCGTGAGCCGCGACAACTACAAGGCCCCCACCACCGAAGAGCTCGCCGCATCGCGCGCCGCTGCTGCAGCCGCCGTGGCCGCGACCGAGGCCGCCGCGCGTGCCGCGGCCGCCGCCGAGGCGAAGGAGAGCGCGAGCTCGTCGGGTGGCGGTGCCTTCACCGTGAACCCGCCGTCGGGCCCCTATAGCGGTGCCGCGATCGTGGAGTTCGCCGAGCAGTTCGTGGGCAAGGTTCCCTACGGCAGCGGCGCGAGCCCCGACACCAGCTTCGGCTGCGACGGTCTCACCCAGTACGTGTTCGGTCAGTTCGGCATCTACCTGCCGCGCACCGTGAGCAACCAGGCGGCGATGGGCATCCCCATCTCCCCGGCGGATGCGCAGGCCGGCGACCTCATCATCTGGCCCATCGGTCACGTCGGCATCTACGACGGTGCGGGTGGCTCGATCGACTCGCCCGACTGGGGTCGTTTCGTGGAGCACCGGCCGCTGTGGGGCAGCTACTACTTCGTGCGGATCGTCTGA
- a CDS encoding cell wall metabolism sensor histidine kinase WalK — MHNAILKQWNAISLRTKITGVTVLMLTFGLVVSGVGTMIVLRTYLLQQVDSQLEAAGRDPSPFLGPDATTEQFKISDITSAPTEYFVGLLDSSGNLIISNWGEQDVDGRPDVSLSIETSGEINGRVFSVDSIDQRTQWHAVASTVILFGGDDSSGSIVIAKSLAETEKTTATYLSIFLAFGVGVVILGAMMTRLLVTSTFGPLREVERTAAAIADGGDFSQRMSDGMPNTEVGRLNRSLNTMLSRIDSAFADRARTIEQMRRFVGDASHELRTPLVSVRGYAELYRMGALQTPEDVAQAMDRIEKEAIRMGTLVEDLLELARLDETRPLQLALIDLVPLTMDAAMDARAASPARVISVITPHAPSSVTFAPLEGPDAEAGASAAPTGVDGKRAISTSTRPIAFAATLARLRRRGRSGPGAGGAGETGEVVPLTAGVDGTGALDAVAVQPEPAELRAVVLAEENKIRQVLTNLIGNALRFTDDDSPIELSVQVDPERRVATVDIIDHGDGIPPQIREKIFQRFWRADSSRTRETGGSGLGLAIVSSIIAAHHGTVEALETLGGGATFRVTLPLAE, encoded by the coding sequence ATGCACAACGCCATCCTGAAGCAGTGGAACGCCATCTCACTGCGCACCAAGATCACGGGCGTCACGGTCTTGATGCTCACCTTCGGGTTGGTCGTCTCGGGCGTCGGCACCATGATCGTGCTGCGCACCTATCTGCTGCAGCAGGTCGACTCGCAGCTCGAGGCGGCGGGGCGCGACCCGTCGCCCTTCCTCGGGCCCGACGCGACGACCGAGCAGTTCAAGATCTCCGACATCACCTCGGCCCCAACGGAGTACTTCGTGGGGCTGCTCGACTCCTCGGGCAACCTCATCATCAGCAACTGGGGTGAGCAAGACGTCGATGGCCGACCCGACGTCTCCCTGTCGATCGAAACCTCGGGCGAGATCAACGGGCGCGTGTTCAGCGTCGACTCGATCGACCAGCGCACGCAGTGGCACGCGGTCGCGTCGACCGTCATCCTGTTCGGAGGCGACGACTCGAGCGGCAGCATCGTCATCGCGAAGTCTCTCGCCGAGACCGAGAAGACCACGGCGACCTACCTGTCGATCTTCCTCGCCTTCGGGGTCGGCGTCGTCATCCTCGGCGCGATGATGACGCGCCTGCTCGTCACCTCTACCTTCGGGCCTCTGCGGGAAGTGGAGCGCACGGCGGCGGCGATCGCCGACGGCGGCGACTTCAGCCAGCGCATGTCCGACGGCATGCCCAACACCGAGGTGGGGCGGCTCAACCGCTCGCTCAACACCATGCTGTCCCGCATCGACAGCGCCTTCGCCGACCGCGCCCGCACCATCGAGCAGATGCGCCGCTTCGTCGGCGACGCCTCGCACGAGCTGCGCACGCCCCTGGTCTCGGTGCGCGGCTACGCGGAGCTGTACCGGATGGGCGCGCTCCAGACCCCCGAAGACGTCGCCCAGGCGATGGATCGCATCGAGAAGGAGGCGATCCGCATGGGCACGCTCGTCGAAGACCTGCTCGAGCTCGCCCGCCTCGACGAGACCCGCCCGCTGCAGCTCGCGCTGATCGACCTCGTGCCCCTCACCATGGACGCGGCGATGGATGCTCGTGCCGCCAGTCCCGCCCGCGTCATCTCGGTCATCACTCCGCACGCCCCGTCGTCGGTGACGTTCGCGCCTCTCGAGGGGCCGGATGCGGAGGCCGGCGCATCCGCTGCCCCCACCGGGGTCGACGGCAAGCGGGCCATCTCGACGTCGACGCGGCCGATCGCGTTCGCGGCGACGCTGGCGCGGCTGCGCCGGCGCGGGCGCAGTGGGCCCGGCGCGGGTGGCGCGGGTGAGACGGGCGAGGTCGTGCCGCTGACGGCGGGTGTCGACGGCACGGGGGCGCTCGACGCTGTCGCGGTGCAGCCCGAGCCCGCCGAGCTGCGGGCGGTGGTCTTGGCGGAGGAGAACAAGATTCGCCAGGTGCTGACGAACCTCATCGGCAACGCGCTGCGCTTCACCGACGACGACAGCCCGATCGAGCTCTCGGTGCAGGTCGACCCCGAGCGGCGCGTCGCGACCGTCGACATCATCGACCACGGAGACGGCATCCCGCCGCAGATCCGCGAGAAGATCTTCCAGCGCTTCTGGCGCGCCGACTCCTCGCGCACCCGCGAGACCGGCGGCTCGGGCCTCGGCCTCGCCATCGTCTCCTCGATCATCGCCGCCCACCACGGCACCGTCGAGGCCCTCGAGACCCTCGGCGGCGGCGCCACCTTCCGCGTCACCCTCCCCCTCGCCGAGTAA
- a CDS encoding DUF3027 domain-containing protein, protein MAAPGSDAADAVTVTGIEADAADESSLNSSVEPGEGAEPASNDGEAEAGAEAESADEVGDDDAAEADAAEVTDVEEIVVEVEVLDPPKVDEVLLAAVELALAALYEVTPAATVGEIVGHEAAEDHVLSLHFATKLAGYPGWHWTVTLARVDEQSEPTVLEVELLPGDDALVAPDWVPWSERLAEYQLAQELAAATAQSDDDADGSDDDESDDDDSDDDDDESDDDDSDDDDDESDDDDEFGDDDLVLDLDDHVLDDDELASAEAASTADADDSDEEDSDADEGDSDDDDDSGDEDDADDEDDSEDDGYESDDDDPHAEGFAAGR, encoded by the coding sequence GTGGCTGCGCCGGGTTCGGATGCTGCGGATGCGGTGACCGTGACCGGCATTGAAGCGGATGCTGCGGACGAGTCGTCTTTGAATTCATCCGTTGAGCCTGGTGAAGGTGCTGAACCAGCGTCGAACGACGGTGAGGCTGAAGCGGGTGCCGAGGCTGAGTCGGCCGACGAGGTTGGCGACGATGACGCGGCCGAGGCCGACGCGGCCGAGGTGACCGACGTCGAGGAGATCGTCGTCGAGGTGGAGGTGCTTGATCCGCCGAAGGTCGACGAGGTGCTGCTGGCAGCGGTCGAGCTCGCGCTGGCCGCGCTCTACGAGGTGACCCCTGCCGCGACCGTGGGGGAGATCGTCGGGCACGAGGCCGCCGAAGACCACGTGCTCAGCCTCCACTTCGCGACCAAGCTCGCCGGATACCCCGGCTGGCACTGGACCGTCACCCTCGCTCGCGTCGACGAGCAGTCCGAGCCGACTGTGCTCGAGGTCGAACTGCTCCCCGGGGATGACGCGCTCGTCGCGCCCGACTGGGTCCCGTGGTCGGAGCGCCTCGCCGAGTACCAACTCGCCCAAGAACTCGCCGCCGCCACCGCCCAGTCCGACGACGACGCCGACGGCAGCGACGATGACGAGTCGGATGACGACGACTCCGACGACGATGACGACGAGTCGGATGACGACGACTCCGACGACGACGATGACGAGTCGGATGACGACGACGAGTTCGGCGACGACGACCTCGTGCTCGACCTCGACGACCACGTCCTCGACGACGACGAACTCGCTTCCGCCGAAGCCGCCTCCACCGCCGACGCCGACGACTCGGATGAAGAGGACTCCGACGCCGACGAGGGTGACTCGGACGACGACGATGACTCGGGGGACGAGGATGACGCCGACGACGAGGATGACTCGGAAGACGACGGGTACGAGTCGGATGACGACGACCCGCACGCGGAAGGCTTCGCCGCCGGTCGCTGA